Proteins encoded in a region of the Solanum dulcamara chromosome 9, daSolDulc1.2, whole genome shotgun sequence genome:
- the LOC129903648 gene encoding ethylene-responsive transcription factor ERF020: MSRSDEGAKYRGIRRRKWGKWVSEIRVPGSSERLWLGTYTTPEAAAVAHDIAYYCLRPESSSLDKLNFPSMLPPNAQRGMSPTSAQKMASDSGMAIDAQFLTIARPGQQHQSVDNYGQNQALNISVEDYLYM; encoded by the coding sequence atgagCAGGTCAGATGAAGGTGCAAAATACAGAGGGATTCGGCGACGAAAATGGGGGAAATGGGTGTCGGAAATTCGAGTTCCAGGTAGCAGTGAACGCCTTTGGCTAGGCACTTACACTACCCCTGAAGCTGCAGCTGTAGCACATGACATAGCCTATTATTGTCTCCGCCCGGAATCATCATCCTTAGATAAATTAAACTTTCCTTCCATGTTACCGCCTAATGCTCAACGTGGAATGTCACCAACATCTGCTCAAAAGATGGCCTCTGATTCTGGAATGGCTATTGATGCACAATTTCTTACAATAGCAAGACCAGGTCAGCAACATCAAAGTGTTGACAACTATGGGCAAAATCAAGCTCTCAACATTTCTGTTGAAGATTATCTATATATGTGA